From Catharus ustulatus isolate bCatUst1 chromosome 17, bCatUst1.pri.v2, whole genome shotgun sequence, the proteins below share one genomic window:
- the STK35 gene encoding serine/threonine-protein kinase 35, with product MAQQWVKKSGNFESSSETGSADAVFERPRCPADNGTARGAGKCGRGGWKSTSCGAGSLFYPQIHGEQDGGVQSPEPGGLPATGSARNRMTSPGSPEWTDTPTLAAPRPGYRARGGKPGPPFPSTGPVPGRGRAPARRPPPPPGAAVVRPARPRLVERLKGPAARAFPPRGAAVASARAPSPARRCPARGAGGAMDGGRRGTQRTARRRRATRRGAMAAAAVAGPGIGGGGGGPRYSLLAEIGRGAYGVVYEAVSGRSGARLAVKRIRCDAPENVELALAEFWALTSLRRQHPNVVRFEECVLQRHGLGQRMSHGNKRSQLYLRLVETSLKGERILGYAEEPCYLWFVMEFCEGGDLNQYVLSRRPDPATNKSFMLQLTSAIAFLHKNHIVHRDLKPDNILITEKSGTPVLKVADFGLSKVCAGLTARGKEGGHENKNVNVNKYWLSSACGSDFYMAPEVWEGHYTAKADIFALGIIIWAMIERITFIDAETKKELLGTYIKQGTEIVPVGEALLENPKMELHIPQKRRTSMSEGIKQLLKDMLAANPQDRPDAFELETRMDQVTCAA from the exons ATGGCTCAGCAGTGGGTCAAGAAATCAGGGAATTTTGAGAGCTCCTCCGAAACCGGCTCTGCAGACGCTGTCTTTGAGCGGCCGCGGTGCCCCGCTGACAACGGCACCGCGCGGGGGGCAGGAAAATGCGGGAGAGGCGGGTGGAAAAGTACATCTTGTGGGGCTGGATCGCTGttttatccccaaatccacGGGGAGCAAGACGGCGGCGTGCAAAGCCCGGAGCCCGGGGGGCTGCCAGCCACCGGCAGTGCCAGGAACAGGATGACATCCCCGGGGAGCCCGGAGTGGACGGATACTC CCACGCTGGCGGCGCCGCGACCCGGTTACCGCGCCCGGGGCGGGAAACCCGGACCTCCCTTTCCGAGTACGGGGCCGGTACCGGGGAGAGGCCGAGCCCcggcgcggcggccgccgcccccCCCCGGCGCCGCCGTGGTTCGCCCCGCACGGCCGCGATTGGTCGAACGCTTAAAGGGGCCGGCAGCGCGCGCTTTTCCGCCCCGCGGCGCGGCGGTGGCATCGGCGCGTGCCCCCTCGCCcgcgcggcgctgcccggcacgcggggcggggggggccaTGGACGGCGGCCGCCGCGGGACACAAAGGacggcgcggcggcggcgggcgacGCGGCGCGgggccatggcggcggcggccgtgGCGGGGCCGGGCatcggcggcggcggcggtggcccGCGGTACAGCCTGCTGGCCGAGATCGGCCGCGGCGCCTACGGCGTGGTGTACGAGGCGGTGTCAGGCCGCAGCGGCGCCCGGCTGGCGGTGAAGCGGATCCGCTGCGATGCTCCCGAGAACGTGGAGCTGGCGCTGGCCGAGTTCTGGGCCCTGACGAGCCTCCGGCGGCAGCACCCCAACGTGGTGCGGTTCGAGGAGTGCGTCCTGCAGCGGCACGGCCTGGGGCAGCGCATGAGCCACGGCAACAAGCGCAGCCAGCTCTACCTGCGCCTCGTCGAGACCTCCCTCAAAG GTGAAAGGATCCTGGGCTATGCAGAGGAGCCTTGCTACCTGTGGTTCGTCATGGAGTTCTGTGAAGGGGGAGACCTCAACCAGTATGTGCTGTCCCGGAGGCCCGACCCAGCCACCAACAAGAGCTTCATGCTGCAGCTCACCAGCGCCATTGCCTTCCTGCACAAGAACCACATTGTCCACCGGGACCTGAAACCAGACAACATCCTGATAACTGAGAAATCTGGCACCCCTGTGCTCAAGGTGGCTGACTTTGGGCTCAGCAAGGTCTGCGCTGGCCTGACTGCTCGGGGCAAGGAGGGTGGGCATgagaacaaaaatgtgaatGTGAACAAGTACTGGCTGTCCTCGGCCTGTGGCTCTGACTTCTACATGGCACCCGAGGTGTGGGAGGGACACTACACTGCCAAGGCTGACATCTTTGCCCTGGGCATCATCATCTGGGCCATGATTGAGAGGATCACTTTCATTGACGCTGAGACcaagaaggagctgctggggacatACATCAAGCAGGGGACTGAGATTGTGCCCGTTGGGGAGGCGCTGCTAGAAAACCCAAAGATGGAGCTGCACATCCCTCAGAAACGCAGGACTTCCATGTCTGAGGGGATCAAGCAGCTCTTGAAAGACATGTTGGCTGCTAACCCGCAGGATCGACCTGATGCCTTTGAGCTTGAAACCAGAATGGACCAGGTTACATGTGCTGCTTAA